A portion of the Panthera tigris isolate Pti1 chromosome E1, P.tigris_Pti1_mat1.1, whole genome shotgun sequence genome contains these proteins:
- the CE1H17orf97 gene encoding protein LIAT1 isoform X1, producing MDCRGGTGASGYGEEGEDDDEEEEEEEEEEEEREGDTASSQRAKLPPIAGNTLELSKQKVKKKRKKKKTKGSGKGDADKHQGRGLKNQQLSSSFHDILRPRKDPGPRPERKQDKAESKPTPPYSSTRSLGSVAEIEEHLAKQVNESLRWDGILADPEAEKERIRVYKLNRRKRYRLLALKGLHPDPCAEEDPESRPYLPETDRGPDGRKAHHPDPFFRGTVTHSDLALPE from the exons ATGGACTGCCGCGGTGGGACCGGGGCTTCCGGGTACGGCGAAGAGGGGGAGGACGACgacgaggaagaggaggaggaggaggaggaggaggaggagcgagAGGGTGACACTGCGAGCTCGCAGAGGGCCAAACTGCCCCCCATAGCAGGCAACACCTTAGAACTGAGCAAACAGAaggtgaagaagaaaaggaagaagaagaagacgaaagGGTCGGGCAAGGGGGACG CAGATAAACATCAGGGTCGAGGCCTGAAGAATCAGCAGCTGTCCTCATCCTTCCACGACATCTTAAGGCCCCGCAAAGATCCCGGCCCGAGGCCAGAGCGCAAGCAGGACAAAGCTGAAAGCAAGCCCACGCCCCCTTACTCCTCCACTCGAAGTCTCGGCTCTGTTGCTGAAATAGAAGAGCACCTCGCCAAGCAGGTCAACGAAAGCCTGCGTTGGGATGGAATTCTCGCCGACccggaggcagagaaggaaaggattcGCGTATATAAACTGAACCGGAGGAAGCGGTACCGGCTCTTGGCCCTGAAGGGCCTCCACCCTGACCCGTGCGCCGAGGAGGACCCGGAGAGCCGACCCTACCTCCCGGAGACAGACCGTGGCCCCGACGGCAGGAAAGCCCACCACCCCGATCCCTTCTTCCGAGGCACCGTCACACATTCTGACCTGGCTCTGCCAGAGTGA
- the CE1H17orf97 gene encoding protein LIAT1 isoform X2, translated as MDCRGGTGASGYGEEGEDDDEEEEEEEEEEEEREGDTASSQRAKLPPIAGNTLELSKQKVKKKRKKKKTKGSGKGDDKHQGRGLKNQQLSSSFHDILRPRKDPGPRPERKQDKAESKPTPPYSSTRSLGSVAEIEEHLAKQVNESLRWDGILADPEAEKERIRVYKLNRRKRYRLLALKGLHPDPCAEEDPESRPYLPETDRGPDGRKAHHPDPFFRGTVTHSDLALPE; from the exons ATGGACTGCCGCGGTGGGACCGGGGCTTCCGGGTACGGCGAAGAGGGGGAGGACGACgacgaggaagaggaggaggaggaggaggaggaggaggagcgagAGGGTGACACTGCGAGCTCGCAGAGGGCCAAACTGCCCCCCATAGCAGGCAACACCTTAGAACTGAGCAAACAGAaggtgaagaagaaaaggaagaagaagaagacgaaagGGTCGGGCAAGGGGGACG ATAAACATCAGGGTCGAGGCCTGAAGAATCAGCAGCTGTCCTCATCCTTCCACGACATCTTAAGGCCCCGCAAAGATCCCGGCCCGAGGCCAGAGCGCAAGCAGGACAAAGCTGAAAGCAAGCCCACGCCCCCTTACTCCTCCACTCGAAGTCTCGGCTCTGTTGCTGAAATAGAAGAGCACCTCGCCAAGCAGGTCAACGAAAGCCTGCGTTGGGATGGAATTCTCGCCGACccggaggcagagaaggaaaggattcGCGTATATAAACTGAACCGGAGGAAGCGGTACCGGCTCTTGGCCCTGAAGGGCCTCCACCCTGACCCGTGCGCCGAGGAGGACCCGGAGAGCCGACCCTACCTCCCGGAGACAGACCGTGGCCCCGACGGCAGGAAAGCCCACCACCCCGATCCCTTCTTCCGAGGCACCGTCACACATTCTGACCTGGCTCTGCCAGAGTGA